The Bombyx mori chromosome 20, ASM3026992v2 genomic sequence tctatcagaccatcgacgtccactgctggacataggcccccaagcctcgccacaaagtcaccggtcctgcgctggctgcatccagcggatccccgcgaacctcaataggttgtcggcccaccttgtgggaggtctacccacgctacgtcttcaagtacgcggtcgccactcaagaaccttgtggccccaacggccatccgttccgcgagcaatgtgtcctgcccactgccacttatTAGATACTTATTATAGTTactcattaataaattaaaattgggTTTGAGTAAACCCACGCTATGAAGGTTCCCTGTCTAAACCAAAGCTTTCAACACAAGGCTACGGAGCCCCTTCAGTACTAATTTTGTTTAAtacgatttctgttactaagcgtctGGATTGCGCAACTTTgcttacttttgtttttaatataattacgtTTTAGTCTTTTATGTCTCTTAGGAATCATTTTCAGTAACTTCGAATatgtctttcccagagtctactttagtaagaagatcgaagagtgaattcgacataattactttagtgACTAGTAGACTTTTAGACCTACATGCCATTCAATGTGTTAAGTAGGTACTGTTGCGTGTGTGTGTAAGCGTCACTGATATAATTGATAAGGACgtaattaagtaattttaatttactgaaACTAAATCAGATTCTATGAAAATGAAGAGAAATTGTAAGAATGTTGTTAACATCTTTAACAAAAGTAATACAAAGTGATCTTAGAAGGGTTATATGTATGGGTGTTTTcagtatcactacatagtataaaacaaagtcgctctctttgtccctatatccctatgtatgcttaaatctttaaaactacgcaacggattttgatgcggttttttttaatagatagagcgattgaagaggaaggtttatatgtataataacatccattaaatagtggagaaatcaataataaattacagtttccgaagcgaagggagggcgggtcgctagttcagtATATACAGGAGAAATCCTACTTTGCTACTATCCTCCTCCTCTGTTGAGTGTGCGAagcttattaattatttatagttgAGTTTTTATTCCATCGATTATTGGAGTCTAACCGTGACTTCTCTGGTGACGGTTGCGAAGTTTTCTAGACGGATCTAGAGCAAAATAAAAGTAGTCTACCTTCCATCGGTCGTTATCATAGTCCCATTTAGACGATAATCCGTCTATTGGGTTGACGCGTAACTCCAGCATCCTCCTCAATTGAGCCTTTTGTGACTCTTTGGACAGCGATTCGGGAAGAGGTTCATATACTGAAATATaaacaactattttaaaatccCTTGAATagaattttatatgtattagtTTTGGGAAAATAAATCTAGTATAATCTTTTATAGTACAGTATCTTACCATAATAGTGGTTGAATATCATTGCCCAAAAGGGAAAAGACAGAGCGATAAGCAAATATCCCAGGATGAGTTTCCATTCTCCTGTATAGTGCTGAAATTCGGCGAAGGTCTGACAGAAAGAAGCACGATATAACGCTTTCTTCTCTTCGCAGCAGAGGAGTTTCCAATCTCCCTTCTCTTTCTCGCGCAAGGCCTGGAGAGTAACATAcaaccttcgatcaataatactactagattcgcgattagcgcttcaaaagcggcccgaaaaatctagggtcggcagactaaagcacataagtcaaaattttcgatttattttttattacatcatcggtttacattttgctcaacacacaatctgactaaagcacataaatcaaactcaagtatttcatggcgtattcaagcggcgttctgtatcaaccttatcaaatcctaatataatcaaacgaactaaaaaacataactggacttatgttctaaggaacaccataagtacaaagttattaacgtaagaagtctgacttatgttataaagaacatcaaaatgtaacatttctttagagaaagtggttacttaaaaatatttataacgtaaacaatacttcggtaagtggttttaatttactaatgttgtcgattgtgcacagtttgttggttagttgtgtgtgagtgcttaagtattttaattatttaagatggatattcaaagaggcaagaaattacttgaaatggcgttatccactcatctggaaagcaatgaaggtatattttcatatatcttcaaaattatgatttgcaattTACGTAAtgatatcaatattatatcaatataaatagataattgtctttttttagaaaatgtaaatcaacagtcgattttgaacacagagaacctagtagtagacgatcctataccgtcaacatcatcaggtcaagtcagtagtttaacatactattctgtacttgacttctctagtgatgattctgtacgagatccatgttatgaattaccgagacttccaatcacatcaagttcaagtacttgtgatgaaatttcactgaatcctaatgtgtctccaaaaaagagtatacgtactataaaaagagaaaaaaaaataaaacgtaacttaggacaggcatacaaaactttaaaaggaaaatgtatatcagatcgcactatgaaaaaaaaaatatatgtgagaaaaaacaaaaaaaaagcccgctgagtttgtttcgctggTTCTTCTCAgtactgtggctttttttggaaccggtggtagagataacattgttatttatattttgacattcaacaagtgtgttatactgacatctaagttgaaataaatgattttgaatttgaaagagttacctgtttgcagaatgaaatgtaaagaacgtatACCATTCACTGATAGGCAtccatatttacagaatattggcaaatggggtcatgtgcaaaaagatctgcatacttggcgtctttaatggaaattcaagataaatctaagcaaagaatacaagctattgaacctgaaaagcaaaagcttagaatcttcattctaagcttttgcataaaaatacttttttactgtgcatggtaaacgtgaacctgtctgccgaggatgtttaatgaaaccgttagatgaaagtgacaattttataaagacagttgctatgaaaaggagatcatccatagggggttctcaaactgatgatataatatctatacagccattacccatatccatcgagaaaaaaaaaagatttaatttcgctgcttcctttaatactagatattttccatgaattttacataagtcttcccacgttggaaactttacgaaatactgatccagatattttagaactcgatgaagaagaagaattttaattaaccattgagttgttatttatatttatgacttatattattataatatatatcttaattgttgatctttttcacttaactcatactaatattgtgttccttataacttaagtcatctaattattaaataaacacatttactttaaaatatttaattttgataataagttagtgttatagacttatataattcaaataaacattattaagtttgttaatgtataagattctaaatagttttttttaattcctgtaaagtagagttttttgacttatgtgctttagtctgctgaccctagaaataagaccacaaataaatttgtggtcttatttcaaattagtatggtccaatcatagccaacactaagacgtcaaaacgctgcaatgcgcgttcaaaaactgagtaaaaaaccaccgtaacaccaaggttttggaaggaatatctttttttggtaaatttatattattaagtgtttttcataaaataataaacacaattatattgtaaataaaacacaatttacgaatattgtaattgtttggccaatgtttgcaacaaggcaccaactattgtaacaaacatcacctattcttggacagggaatgcatagagtagttttgttattttataatgttatttttgtttgtagatttcctagtagccccttgtcgctgtgcacaatggatatatattgtcgcgaaagaaagaggagaagaaatatagaactcttataaaaattctagaattgttcaatggtggtggcaaatcaatgcaaaaaagtattaaaaaaactttatatgtatgtgtaaatattttaagcgtatatgctgaaaaggatttgttttctgggggaaacgaaca encodes the following:
- the LOC101741387 gene encoding cytochrome c oxidase subunit 4 isoform 1, mitochondrial gives rise to the protein MSLLGPKRLFKLSLNLVRSVHNRCRIGNRDWVGYGVNGMANYKDEAQFPFPAVRFKENTKDIWALREKEKGDWKLLCCEEKKALYRASFCQTFAEFQHYTGEWKLILGYLLIALSFPFWAMIFNHYYVYEPLPESLSKESQKAQLRRMLELRVNPIDGLSSKWDYDNDRWKQ